From the genome of Penaeus chinensis breed Huanghai No. 1 chromosome 37, ASM1920278v2, whole genome shotgun sequence, one region includes:
- the LOC125045678 gene encoding probable protein phosphatase CG10417: MKASEIYRKIQEGTAEEEDLSDEEEEEDDDNFEDEDDEDDEGEDDDEAGDDDDGDKEEDDDEEAEDDDDEPYAEFAINMKEEPGFDSGCTACLALIKENELYVDNVGDSRCVVSRDGKAIEMSLDHKPEDDPEAARITRAGGRVTADGRVNGGLNLSRAIGDYGYKQNKNLSAEEQMISPLPDVRSMTLEPKDNFIIVACDGIWNSLSSQEACDFVSERLNEDTKLSKICEELFDHCLAPVTHGDGTGCDNMTCIIIKLNKLKVESTGSAKRTSDEAGNEGIKQEDKKFKSDGEL; the protein is encoded by the coding sequence ATGAAGGCATCTGAAATTTACCGCAAAATCCAGGAAGGCACTGCAGAGGAGGAGGACcttagtgacgaggaggaggaagaggatgacgacaattttgaggatgaggatgatgaagatgatgagggagaggacgATGATGaggctggtgatgatgacgacggtgataaggaggaagatgatgacgaggaggccgaagatgatgacgatgaaccTTATGCGGAATTTGCTATAAATATGAAGGAAGAGCCTGGCTTTGACAGTGGATGCACAGCCTGCCTAGCACTGATCAAAGAAAATGAGCTCTATGTGGACAATGTGGGTGATTCACGCTGCGTTGTGTCCAGAGATGGCAAAGCCATTGAGATGAGTCTCGACCACAAGCCAGAGGACGATCCTGAGGCAGCAAGAATCACCAGAGCAGGAGGGAGAGTAACAGCTGATGGAAGGGTCAACGGAGGACTCAATCTCTCAAGAGCAATTGGTGACTATGgctacaagcaaaacaaaaacctCTCGGCAGAGGAACAGATGATCAGTCCGCTCCCTGATGTTCGTTCCATGACACTAGAACCCAAAGATAACTTCATCATTGTTGCCTGTGATGGAATCTGGAACTCTCTTTCATCTCAGGAAGCCTGTGATTTTGTCTCTGAGAGGCTGAATGAGGATACCAAGCTCTCAAAGATTTGTGAGGAGTTATTTGACCACTGTCTAGCCCCAGTCACTCATGGGGATGGCACAGGCTGTGACAACATGACGTGCATCATCATCAAGTTGAACAAATTGAAGGTGGAGTCAACCGGGAGTGCCAAGAGAACCTCTGACGAAGCTGGCAACGAAGGGATCAAGCAAGAGGACAAGAAATTCAAAAGTGACGGCGAATTATGA